The [Pseudomonas] carboxydohydrogena genome includes a window with the following:
- the chrA gene encoding chromate efflux transporter encodes MNGRAVGSNPAEIFSVFLKLGLTSFGGPVAHLGYFRSEFVERRKWLSEESYADLVALCQFLPGPASSQVGIAIGLLRGGYPGALAAWAAFTLPSALALVLFAYGLAVFENHFGGGWLHGLKVAAVAVVALAILGMARTLTPDRLRVTFAIAAMAVALMLPSAWGQIAGIVLGGCVGWFCIEGKPSADQAVLPLPISRGAGVAMLVAFAVLLAGLPLAAAATDSLSLKLFDIFYRVGSLVFGGGHVVLPLLKAEVVPAFVSSDNFLAGYGAAQAVPGPLFTFAAYLGAVMGGWTIAAVCLVGIFLPSFLLVIGVLPFWDALRRKPAAQAVLAGVNAAVVGLLLAAFYDPVWTAGITNSYDYALGLGAFVLLFVWKAPPWLVVVLCGAAGQWLSHW; translated from the coding sequence ATGAACGGTCGCGCGGTCGGAAGCAATCCTGCCGAAATATTTTCAGTTTTCCTGAAACTGGGGCTCACCTCGTTTGGCGGGCCGGTCGCGCATCTCGGCTATTTCCGATCCGAGTTCGTCGAGCGGCGGAAATGGCTGAGCGAGGAAAGCTACGCCGACCTCGTGGCGCTTTGTCAGTTTCTTCCCGGTCCTGCATCGAGCCAGGTCGGAATCGCGATCGGCCTGTTGCGTGGCGGCTATCCCGGTGCGCTCGCGGCGTGGGCCGCATTCACGCTGCCGTCCGCACTGGCACTTGTTCTCTTTGCTTATGGCCTCGCGGTCTTTGAAAATCATTTCGGCGGCGGATGGCTGCACGGGTTGAAGGTTGCCGCCGTCGCCGTCGTGGCGCTGGCCATTCTCGGCATGGCCAGAACGCTGACGCCGGATCGTCTCCGGGTGACGTTTGCGATTGCCGCGATGGCGGTGGCGCTCATGCTGCCCTCGGCGTGGGGGCAGATCGCGGGCATCGTGCTCGGCGGATGTGTCGGCTGGTTTTGCATCGAGGGAAAACCGTCCGCCGATCAGGCCGTGCTGCCGCTTCCGATCAGCCGCGGGGCTGGCGTCGCGATGCTTGTTGCGTTCGCCGTTTTGCTGGCGGGTCTGCCTCTCGCCGCGGCGGCAACCGACAGTCTGTCACTGAAACTGTTCGACATCTTTTATCGCGTCGGATCGCTGGTGTTCGGCGGCGGCCATGTCGTTCTGCCGCTGCTCAAGGCGGAAGTCGTCCCGGCCTTTGTGAGCAGCGACAATTTCCTTGCGGGCTACGGCGCCGCGCAGGCCGTTCCGGGTCCGCTGTTCACGTTCGCCGCCTATCTCGGCGCGGTCATGGGTGGATGGACCATCGCGGCCGTTTGTCTTGTCGGCATCTTTCTGCCGTCGTTTCTGCTGGTGATCGGCGTGCTGCCGTTCTGGGATGCGCTGCGAAGAAAACCGGCGGCGCAAGCCGTGCTGGCGGGCGTGAACGCGGCGGTGGTCGGATTGCTGCTCGCCGCGTTCTACGATCCGGTTTGGACCGCGGGCATCACCAACAGCTATGACTACGCGCTCGGGTTGGGCGCGTTCGTGCTGCTGTTCGTATGGAAGGCGCCGCCGTGGCTTGTGGTGGTTCTGTGCGGTGCGGCCGGGCAATGGCTCTCTCATTGGTGA
- a CDS encoding methyl-accepting chemotaxis protein, with product MPNISIRSKLIAVIALLLLSMAGLGAIALHSVQVLSGHTANITRVWLPSVRHLGELRSAINLNRAQLRAYMMADNDKERATLDKVMKKTLALIAQTRDSYVALVSSPQERELFNDWSRAWTKYVEETDAVLALSRKGDAASAQQARDLFIKTVRPVANESDGYLTKAIEINDNGAKAETRNAEEGHLWAFRIVCSVLVMAILLAAIAGFLFIRDISSSIGSIVRPMRALGRGDLTAEIPQGGEKTEIGSMAVALQIFKDALIAKKAADEAAARDAQGKIERAKRLEALTTQFEAAIGEIVETVSEASCGLEASADSLTRTADRSRELATFVTSASEEASANVQSVASATEELSSSVSEISRQVQESAEIAKEAVAQAHLTDEHVGELSKAATRIGDVIELINTIAGQTNLLALNATIEAARAGEAGRGFAVVAAEVKALAEQTAKATGEIDQQISGIQAATQQSVGAIRVIGRTIERLSEISSAIAAAVEEQGAATQEIARNVQHAAEGTQQVSSNVTEVQRGAIATGSASSQVLAAAQSLAQDSGRLKSEVVNFISAVRVA from the coding sequence ATGCCAAACATCTCGATCCGGTCAAAATTGATCGCCGTCATTGCTCTGCTTCTTCTGTCGATGGCGGGGCTTGGAGCTATCGCACTTCATAGCGTTCAGGTTCTGAGCGGTCATACGGCGAACATTACCAGGGTCTGGCTGCCAAGCGTTCGTCATCTCGGCGAATTGCGCTCTGCAATCAATTTGAACCGCGCGCAGCTCCGGGCCTACATGATGGCTGATAATGACAAGGAGCGCGCCACTCTCGACAAGGTTATGAAAAAGACCCTCGCGTTAATCGCGCAGACGCGCGATTCTTACGTGGCGCTGGTGTCTTCGCCGCAGGAGCGCGAGCTGTTCAACGACTGGTCGCGCGCCTGGACAAAATATGTCGAGGAGACCGATGCCGTTTTGGCGCTGTCCCGAAAGGGCGATGCTGCCTCCGCTCAGCAGGCCAGAGACCTTTTCATCAAGACGGTTCGTCCGGTGGCGAACGAATCGGACGGGTATCTGACGAAAGCCATCGAGATCAATGATAACGGCGCGAAAGCAGAAACGAGAAACGCAGAAGAGGGCCACCTTTGGGCTTTCAGGATCGTTTGCTCCGTCCTTGTGATGGCTATCCTTCTGGCCGCCATCGCGGGCTTTCTGTTTATTCGCGACATTTCATCTTCCATCGGCTCGATTGTCCGCCCGATGCGGGCGCTTGGTCGCGGTGATCTGACAGCCGAAATTCCACAGGGCGGAGAAAAGACGGAAATCGGATCGATGGCGGTGGCGTTGCAGATTTTCAAGGATGCGTTGATCGCCAAGAAAGCGGCGGACGAGGCAGCCGCCCGTGATGCCCAAGGGAAGATCGAGCGCGCCAAACGTCTTGAGGCATTGACCACGCAGTTCGAGGCAGCGATCGGTGAAATCGTGGAAACTGTTTCCGAAGCATCGTGCGGGCTGGAGGCTTCCGCCGACAGCCTGACGCGGACGGCAGATCGTTCGCGTGAACTTGCCACGTTTGTGACCTCGGCGTCGGAAGAGGCTTCGGCCAATGTCCAGTCGGTGGCTTCGGCGACCGAGGAGTTGTCGTCTTCGGTTTCCGAGATCAGCCGTCAGGTTCAGGAATCCGCAGAAATTGCGAAGGAAGCCGTTGCCCAGGCGCACCTGACGGATGAGCATGTCGGCGAGCTCTCCAAGGCCGCAACCCGAATCGGCGATGTGATCGAGTTGATCAATACGATCGCAGGCCAGACCAATCTGCTGGCGCTGAACGCCACTATCGAAGCGGCGCGGGCGGGTGAGGCCGGACGGGGGTTTGCCGTCGTGGCCGCCGAGGTGAAGGCTTTGGCCGAGCAAACGGCCAAGGCAACCGGCGAAATCGATCAGCAGATCTCGGGGATTCAAGCCGCGACGCAGCAGTCGGTCGGGGCGATCAGGGTGATCGGACGCACGATCGAACGGCTGTCCGAAATCTCGTCGGCGATTGCGGCGGCTGTCGAAGAACAGGGTGCGGCGACGCAGGAGATCGCGCGCAACGTGCAGCACGCGGCGGAAGGCA
- a CDS encoding DUF930 domain-containing protein codes for MKYALIVVAAVPALRVAPAAAVDARFYNSLKRLDPETRLEQVCDIEAMNRIDRDPTPYHPDRAKSDVLSTPRHVGDTVKGNGGAFRSKGKWYAYSFTCKGSPDHYKVLSFSYKIGGPIPETKWASYGLWR; via the coding sequence TTGAAATACGCGCTTATAGTTGTGGCCGCCGTGCCCGCGCTCCGGGTTGCTCCGGCTGCCGCCGTCGATGCCCGGTTTTACAACAGCCTGAAGCGGCTCGATCCCGAGACCAGACTCGAACAGGTCTGCGACATCGAGGCGATGAACCGGATCGACCGCGATCCCACCCCCTACCATCCCGACCGCGCCAAGAGCGACGTGCTGAGCACGCCGCGCCACGTCGGCGACACGGTGAAGGGCAATGGCGGCGCCTTTCGCAGCAAGGGCAAGTGGTACGCTTACTCCTTCACTTGCAAGGGATCGCCGGACCACTACAAGGTGCTGTCGTTCAGCTACAAGATCGGCGGGCCGATTCCCGAAACCAAGTGGGCATCGTACGGGCTCTGGCGCTAA